From Pseudomonas sp. StFLB209, a single genomic window includes:
- a CDS encoding ArsR/SmtB family transcription factor gives MRSFKHPILQDFTLERVLYALSDPVRMQIVRCLAGVEEASCGELDGGRPKSSMSHHFRVLRDAGLVHTRNVGTTHMNSLRKDEMSERFPGLLDAILAQV, from the coding sequence ATGAGAAGCTTCAAACACCCCATCCTTCAGGACTTCACCCTCGAACGTGTGCTCTACGCGTTGAGCGACCCGGTGCGCATGCAAATTGTCCGCTGCCTGGCGGGCGTTGAAGAGGCCAGTTGCGGTGAACTGGACGGCGGCCGCCCTAAATCCAGCATGTCCCATCACTTTCGCGTGCTGCGCGATGCCGGCCTGGTGCACACCCGCAATGTCGGTACTACGCACATGAACTCATTGCGCAAAGACGAAATGAGCGAGCGCTTTCCCGGCTTGCTGGATGCGATTCTGGCCCAGGTCTAG
- a CDS encoding helix-turn-helix domain-containing protein has translation MNADDAQRLAPLINAVGTDRLGPAIDSLLRQWLDFDMSCVYLFRFNHNAVLVHDGYNQCVPQRTLNAYIRGGYLLDPFYVACINDHPAGLWRMSELAPDCFFSSGFSISQDIHPCVSSGHGTLIEEIGFIIPLQPRVAIVYSLMRNLSGGPFQLWEMRALEALAPLINSLFELHCRIRYSDSCKASDPSDAKSEDAFMEILQGQLTETQRYIAKLILQGHSSSSIAAVLGISEGTVKVHKHNIYQRLEISNNADLFRLFIDYLTRVA, from the coding sequence ATAAACGCCGATGATGCACAGCGGCTGGCCCCCCTGATCAACGCGGTAGGCACCGATCGGCTCGGTCCGGCAATCGATTCACTATTACGCCAATGGCTCGATTTCGACATGAGCTGCGTGTACCTGTTTCGCTTCAACCACAACGCTGTATTGGTGCACGACGGCTACAACCAGTGCGTACCGCAACGCACTCTCAACGCCTATATCCGTGGCGGCTATTTGCTTGACCCGTTCTACGTGGCTTGCATAAACGACCACCCGGCCGGGCTATGGCGCATGAGTGAGCTGGCGCCGGATTGCTTTTTTTCTTCAGGGTTTTCCATCTCTCAGGACATCCATCCCTGTGTATCGTCCGGGCACGGCACGCTGATCGAAGAAATCGGCTTCATCATCCCTCTGCAGCCGCGTGTTGCCATCGTCTATTCGCTGATGCGCAACCTCAGCGGTGGCCCGTTTCAGCTTTGGGAAATGCGTGCCCTAGAGGCGCTGGCACCGTTGATCAACTCATTGTTCGAGCTGCACTGCCGGATCCGCTACAGCGACAGCTGCAAAGCCAGCGACCCTAGCGACGCCAAGTCAGAAGATGCTTTTATGGAGATTCTTCAAGGGCAACTGACTGAAACCCAGCGCTACATTGCCAAGCTGATCCTGCAGGGCCATAGCAGTTCGTCCATCGCGGCGGTGCTGGGGATTTCGGAAGGAACGGTAAAGGTGCACAAGCACAACATCTACCAGCGCCTAGAAATATCCAACAACGCTGACCTGTTTCGGTTGTTCATCGATTACCTGACCCGAGTGGCGTAG
- a CDS encoding SDR family NAD(P)-dependent oxidoreductase: MGRLQGKVALITGGAGGCGLAASELFAKEGAKVAILDLPGSDGEAVAARINEAGGTAYFFAADVANAAQVERAVRQAEAHFGPVTVLMNHAGTIAAGPFLETTEADWDRLMGINVKGMFLVTKAVLPGMLAAGGGSIVCTSSISAVVGTPMEVAYCTTKGACHMFARAIAVEYRDRNIRSNAVCPGFIGTAHGLREIELLQGHGVDVSEQAIASMQGRLCAPAEVAAAALFLASDESSFVNGTHLFVDNGYTAI, translated from the coding sequence ATGGGTCGATTGCAAGGCAAGGTCGCGCTGATTACTGGCGGCGCAGGCGGTTGCGGGCTGGCCGCGTCAGAGCTGTTTGCCAAAGAGGGCGCCAAGGTGGCGATTCTCGATCTGCCGGGCAGCGATGGTGAAGCCGTTGCCGCGCGGATCAACGAGGCGGGCGGTACTGCGTATTTCTTTGCCGCCGACGTTGCCAATGCCGCGCAGGTCGAGCGCGCCGTGCGCCAGGCCGAGGCGCATTTCGGTCCGGTCACCGTGTTGATGAACCACGCCGGCACCATTGCTGCCGGTCCGTTTCTGGAAACCACCGAAGCCGATTGGGACCGGCTGATGGGCATCAACGTCAAAGGCATGTTCCTGGTCACCAAGGCGGTACTGCCCGGCATGCTTGCGGCGGGTGGCGGCAGCATCGTCTGCACCTCGTCCATCTCGGCGGTGGTCGGCACGCCGATGGAAGTCGCCTACTGCACCACCAAGGGCGCCTGCCACATGTTTGCCCGCGCGATTGCCGTGGAGTATCGCGACCGCAATATCCGCAGCAATGCGGTATGCCCAGGCTTTATCGGCACGGCCCATGGCCTGCGCGAAATCGAGCTGCTGCAGGGCCATGGTGTGGATGTCTCCGAGCAAGCCATCGCCAGCATGCAGGGCCGCCTGTGCGCCCCGGCCGAAGTGGCTGCCGCTGCGCTGTTTCTGGCCAGCGACGAGTCGAGCTTCGTCAATGGCACTCACCTGTTCGTCGACAACGGCTACACCGCGATCTGA
- the eutH gene encoding ethanolamine utilization protein EutH, whose protein sequence is MENIGTYVIYLIMVCAVIGAIASIYNPESELGKEFTAGINSIGPIFLPVAGIMAAIPYISQFISVFIAPVFQAMGADAGIAGPIFIAADLGGYQLAQALSSSPEGWIVGLITGFQCGSTVIFVIPVGLAMLDKRDHKYMALGIMAGLLSIPVSIIMIALLMQGMGLNVRPDIATTGIPTQALHFTLTGLIQNLMPLILFCCALAAALRYLPNLMVAIFLKLGQLMYALVTLVLVASIVEYFTGFFSSTFGRWGFAPIIADKEDQMRALEIAGYVSIMLCGAFPMVWLIKRYLSGPIEKVAGRVGLSPVGAAGILAASANILAMFRLLADMPPKDKVLVVAFAVCAAFTFGDHLAYSANFQPSIILPLIIGKLVGGVIGMGLAWWLAVPKAIELGQQDESERRFSAAPGLS, encoded by the coding sequence ATGGAAAACATCGGCACTTATGTCATTTACCTGATCATGGTCTGCGCCGTGATCGGCGCCATCGCATCGATCTACAACCCCGAGTCGGAGCTGGGCAAGGAGTTTACCGCCGGCATTAACAGCATCGGCCCGATCTTCTTGCCGGTGGCCGGGATCATGGCCGCCATCCCTTATATTTCACAGTTCATCAGCGTGTTCATCGCGCCAGTGTTCCAGGCCATGGGCGCCGATGCTGGGATTGCCGGGCCGATTTTCATTGCCGCAGACCTGGGCGGTTATCAACTGGCCCAGGCGTTGTCGAGCAGCCCCGAAGGCTGGATAGTCGGGCTGATTACCGGCTTTCAATGCGGCTCGACGGTGATTTTCGTGATCCCGGTGGGCCTGGCGATGCTCGACAAGCGCGACCACAAATACATGGCGCTGGGCATTATGGCTGGGCTGCTGAGCATCCCGGTCAGCATCATCATGATTGCCCTGCTGATGCAGGGCATGGGCCTGAACGTGCGCCCGGACATTGCCACCACCGGTATACCGACTCAGGCGTTGCACTTCACGCTGACGGGGCTGATCCAGAACCTGATGCCGCTGATCCTGTTCTGTTGCGCCCTGGCCGCTGCCTTGCGTTACCTGCCGAACCTGATGGTGGCGATCTTCCTCAAGCTCGGCCAACTGATGTATGCGTTGGTGACCCTGGTGCTGGTGGCCTCGATTGTCGAGTACTTCACCGGCTTCTTCAGCTCGACCTTCGGTCGCTGGGGTTTTGCGCCGATCATCGCCGATAAAGAGGACCAGATGCGTGCACTGGAAATCGCCGGTTACGTGAGCATCATGCTCTGTGGCGCTTTCCCCATGGTATGGCTGATCAAGCGCTACCTGTCAGGTCCGATTGAGAAGGTCGCCGGTCGGGTAGGGCTGTCGCCGGTGGGCGCTGCGGGGATTCTTGCCGCGTCGGCCAATATCCTGGCCATGTTCCGTCTGCTGGCCGACATGCCGCCCAAAGACAAGGTACTGGTGGTGGCTTTTGCCGTGTGCGCGGCGTTCACCTTTGGTGACCACTTGGCCTATTCAGCCAACTTCCAGCCCTCGATTATCCTGCCGCTGATTATCGGCAAGCTGGTGGGCGGCGTGATCGGCATGGGCCTTGCTTGGTGGTTGGCGGTGCCCAAGGCGATCGAGCTGGGTCAACAGGATGAGTCCGAGCGCCGCTTCAGTGCAGCCCCCGGTCTGTCCTGA
- a CDS encoding NADH:flavin oxidoreductase/NADH oxidase, with amino-acid sequence MTALFEPFSLKDVTLRNRIAIPPMCQYTAEEGVVNDWHHVHLAGMARGGAGLVVVEATAVAPEGRITPGCAGIWTDEQAQAFIPAVKAIKAAGSVPGIQIAHAGRKASANRPWEGDDHIAANDPRGWQTIAPSAIAFGHHLPKVPREMTLSDIQRVKQDFVDAARRARDAGFEWIELHFAHGYLGQSFFSEHSNQRTDAYGGSFDNRSRFLLETLAAVREVWPENLPLTARFGVLEYDGRDEQTLTESIELARRFKAGGLDLLSVSVGFTIAETNIPWGPAFMGPIAERVRREAGIAVTSAWGFGTPQLANEAVKAGHLDLVSVGRAHLADPHWSYFAAKELGVDNASWTLPAPYAHWLERYR; translated from the coding sequence ATGACCGCCCTGTTCGAACCCTTCAGCCTTAAAGACGTGACCCTGCGCAATCGCATCGCCATTCCCCCGATGTGCCAATACACCGCCGAAGAAGGCGTGGTTAACGACTGGCACCATGTGCATCTGGCCGGTATGGCGCGTGGTGGTGCCGGCCTGGTGGTGGTCGAAGCCACTGCGGTGGCGCCCGAAGGCCGTATTACCCCAGGTTGTGCCGGTATCTGGACCGACGAGCAGGCGCAGGCATTCATTCCGGCGGTCAAAGCGATCAAGGCGGCTGGCTCCGTGCCCGGCATCCAGATTGCCCACGCCGGTCGCAAGGCCAGCGCCAATCGCCCGTGGGAAGGTGATGACCATATCGCAGCAAACGATCCACGCGGCTGGCAGACCATTGCCCCGTCGGCCATCGCTTTCGGCCACCACCTGCCGAAAGTGCCACGCGAGATGACCCTCTCGGACATCCAGCGAGTCAAGCAGGACTTCGTCGATGCCGCCCGTCGTGCCCGTGACGCAGGCTTTGAATGGATCGAACTGCACTTCGCCCACGGCTATCTGGGCCAGAGCTTTTTCTCCGAACACAGCAACCAGCGCACGGATGCTTACGGCGGCAGCTTCGATAACCGCAGCCGCTTCCTGCTCGAGACCTTGGCGGCCGTGCGTGAAGTGTGGCCAGAGAACCTGCCGCTGACCGCGCGTTTCGGCGTGCTGGAATACGACGGCCGTGACGAACAGACCCTCACCGAGTCCATCGAGCTGGCGCGCCGGTTCAAGGCCGGCGGCCTGGATCTGCTGAGTGTCAGTGTCGGCTTCACCATTGCAGAAACCAACATTCCGTGGGGTCCGGCATTCATGGGGCCGATTGCCGAGCGGGTCCGCCGCGAAGCCGGTATTGCGGTGACCTCGGCTTGGGGCTTTGGCACCCCGCAACTGGCCAACGAAGCCGTGAAGGCCGGTCATCTGGATCTGGTCTCGGTGGGCCGTGCGCACCTGGCCGACCCGCACTGGAGCTACTTCGCCGCCAAGGAACTGGGCGTGGACAACGCCTCCTGGACCCTGCCGGCGCCGTATGCCCACTGGCTTGAGCGTTATCGCTGA